In the Aggregatilinea lenta genome, GCGATTCCCAGTTGTCTTCAACGAAGCGGATGTCATGCTCGCGCGGGTCGATGCCGAGCGCTTCCAGGCTCGCCAGATAGAGTTCCTGCGGATTGCCGGGATCGGGCTTGAGGATTACCTGATATTGGTAAAAGAGTTGCATACGGTTCGGATTTTCGCCGTAGCGGCCATCGTCGGGGCGCACGGACGGTTCGACGTAGCCGACGCGCCAGGGTTCCGGGCCGAGCACGGCCAGCAGAGTCGCCGGGTTGCCGGTCCCCGCGCCGACCTGCACGTTATACGGCTGCCAGATCACGCAGCCCTGGTCCGCCCAGAACTGGTGCAGCGTCATAATCACGTCTTGAAACGAGAGCGGTTTGGGCATGAGTATTGACCTCGGATGGTTCGTGTGATGGTTCGTGTGGAGCCACGTTGAACAGAACGCGGGCATTATAACACAGCTACGGCGCGAACCGCAGCGATCAGCCGTGAGCCGTAGCAAAGGCAGCGTCAAACCGGGTTCCGCCACAAAGCAGATCCCACACGCCCCAAAATCACCGTTCGGAGACATGGGTAACACATTGACGCTCTTGCTCTTGGCTCATCGCTAACGGCTAACGGCTAATGGCTGACTAGGAAAAAGGGGCTATGCCGGGAACGAATCAGGGTCGAAAAACGTATAACCTTCATAGACCGCGTAAGATAAAAAATGAGGCCCCACTCATGGAACGCTCGCGCTCCCGCTTTATTTCGATCTGGATCGTGATCACGCTGCTGATGGTCGCGCTGCTGGCAATGGCACTGTTTTCCTTCACGCAGACCGAAGCGGCGGACAGTGATGCCGACGCCGTCGAAGCGCTGGTCGAGCAGATGCAGGCGGCGGTGCTGGCCGGGGATCGGGAGGCGTACACGGCGCTCGTGGACTGGTTCGATCCCGTCTTCGCGCTGGAGCACACGCGCTGGATCGACGATTGGGCCGACGATCACCCCGTGGACGAGTTCGCGCTGAATGCGGACCGGCTCGTCGTGATCGACGACACGGCGACCGCCGAGCTGATGATGCGCTGGTCGGTCGAAGGCGATGCGCAGGCGCATCAGGCCCAGTTTCCGGTGACCTTCACGCGCGGGGAAGATGGCGCGTGGCGCTACGCGGGCGAGCAGTGGACCGTCACCGACGGCGACGGCTTCCGCGTGCTGGCCGTGCCAGGCCTGGAAGACGCCGCCGCGCTGACCGCCGATTCGTTCCCGGCGATCTGGGACTACGCCACGGACGCGCTGGACTTCACGCCCGACGGCACGACCGAAATCAAGCTCTACGGCGACGGTTGGTCGCTCGTGGCGACGGTCGAACTCAGCCTGCCGCTGATCGCCGGGTGGAACGAACCGGGTGAAGCGCTCAAGCTGGTGGGCGATACGGCCACCCTCACGCCGGAGCGTATCGACTATGTGCTGGCACACGAGCTGACGCACAAGATCAGTTTTGAGATGGCCGGGCAGGCGCACGGCGCGATGCCGTGGTGGCTGGAAGAGGGCCTCGCGGAGCACGTCGCCGCCGGGTACGCGGGCGGGACAGACGATGGTCACCTGGAAGTCGTGAGCGCGCTGGCCGCGCAGGATGCGCTCGTGCCGTGGGACGACATCGCGGATTGGGAGACCACGCCCGTGGACCTGTGGCCGTATGTGTACCCACAAGGTGAGGCGTTCGTGGATTACGTGACTGACGAGTTCGGCGTAGACACGCGCAACGCGTGGGTCATGAACATGGCGCAGGGCACGCCGCTCGACGACGCGACCGAAACGGTGCTCGGCATGCCATTCGATCAGCTTGACGGCAGCTTTACCGTTTGGGTGGCGGAGTTGGCATCCGTGACGCCGTCCTGACGCCCGCGCCGCACTCCGCTAAGCTCCTGCTCGTACGTCTTGAGCTGCTCGTAGGTCACCCCCGCCCCGCCGCACACGATCACCAGCACGTTTTTCGCGCCGCGCAGCAGGGCCGCGTTGTCGTAGACCAGTGACAGCGCCGCGCCGCACGCTGGCTCGACTACCACGCGCATATCATCCGCGAACTGCAAACAGGCGCTCACCGCGCTCGAATCGCCCACGACGACCGGCGCAATCGTATGCTTTGTGGTCCAGTCGAGCGCCTTCGGCGTGACGGTCTTCGCGCCGAGCGTGCTGGCGATCGACGTGATCGCGGGCAGCGTTTCCAGCGTGCCGGACGCGATCGAAGCCGCGAACGAGGCCGCACCGCGTGTCTCCACCGCGATGACCGGCACGTCCGCCCACGCGTGGCGGTGCATGCCTTCCAACACACCGCACAGCAGCCCGCCGCCGCCCACCGCGACGATGACCAAGTCTGGCTTGGGGCACTGCTCGGCGGCTTCGTCGATCAGCGTGGCGTGCCCGTCCCAGATGGCCGGGTTATCGAACGGGTGGATGTATGCCGCGCCGCGCTCCTCGACCAGCTTGCGCGCCAGGGCGTCCGCGTCATCCCACGCCGCGCCGTGCACGATCACCTCTGCGCCTTCGCTTTCGATGCGCTGGCGGGCGGTCGTTCCGGTCGATTCAGGCACGACAACGGTTACCGGCACGCCCAGCACGCGCCCGGCGTAAGCGGCGGAATAGCCCGCATTGCCGCCGGACGACGAGATGAGCGCGGTCTGGCCTGCTTCCACCGCGCGCCTGCACAGCGCCCCGATGCCGCGCGCCTTGAAAGAGCCGGTCGGCTGGTAACACTCCATCTTCAGAAACACGCGCCGGTTCAGACGCGCGTTGATGGCGGGATTTTCGTACATGGGCGTGCGAATATACAGCGGAGGCGTGATCATACGCATCTATCCTTGCGCTTTCGGCTTGTTCTCGTCCGGCAGCACGGTCACCATATAGGGCGCGGCGGCCTGCTGGTAATCTTTCCGATCCAGCGTATAACACGCCAGCTCGGTCCCGTAGTAGGTCCCCATGCCGGTATACGTCATGCCAATCTTTTCCATCACCCGGCGTGAGGCGGTGTTTTCCGGCACGGCCAGCGCCATGATCCGCTCCAGCCCGACGCGCTCGAAGCCAAAGCGCAAGCTGGCTCGCGCTGCTTCCGTGACGAGACCCCGGCCCCAGTACGGCCTGGCGATGGCATACGCCAGCTCGATGTCCGGCACATCCGGCAGGCGCTGAATGCCGCAGTGCCCGATCAGCGTATGTTCCTCGCGTAGGATGACCGCCCACAGCCCGTAGCCGTACGCACCCCAATGGGTGTGCACGCGGTCGAGCAGCATCAGCACGCGCTCCATCGGCAGCGGCGCGCCGCCGGGCAGATAGCGCATCACGTCCGCGTCGTCGAAGATCGCGTGAAAGTACGGCACGGCGTCCTCCGGGACGAACGGACGCAGTGTCAGACGGGCAGTGTCAATTTGAGCCAGCGGCATGGGCCTTCTCTCCGGTAGAGCCAGGCAGCTTATCCCAATTCATCCAGAAACGACGATACGATCTGCTGAAACTCCGCCGGGTGATCCATGTTGGACAGGTGCGCCGCGTCGTCAATGAGGACCTTCCGAGCGGACGGAATGTGCGCGACCATATAGTCGGCGGCAGCCAGCGTAAACGGCTCGTCGTGCACGCCCACGATGATCAGCACCGGGACGGCCAGCTCGTCCAGACGCTCCGCCGCTGGCATTTCGACATTGGGCAGTTGCTTGCCCAGCTCCTTCGCCTCGTGGCTGAGCGCAATGCGATTCATGTCATAGGCTAGTTGGCGCATGGCCTGATCCACCTGATCGGGCGTGCGTCCCCTGCCGTCAAACCAGATCTGCACCTCAAGCTCGGCGGTCCGATCCAGGTCGCCCGCTTCGTACGCTGCTTCGACCTCGGCAAACAGGGGCGACCCCGGCACGTCGAGCTTTAGCCCGCCCGGCCCTGAATCGACCATGATCAGCGCCTTCGCCCGGGTGGGATGCGTCAGGGCGAAGTCCATCGCCAGCCTGCCGCCCATCGAGCAGCCTATCAGAACCACCGGCTGATGCACATCCAGGGTATCGAGCAGCGCGGTCAGATCCGCCAGATGGCTAAACGCCCCCTCCACCGGCTCGCTTTGCCCGAACCCACGCTGGTCGTAGCGCACGACGCGGCAGCGCCGCGCGAAGTACTCGAACTCATTGTTCCATTGGCGATGATCCGCCACGCCCGCATGGATCATCACCAACGGCTGGCCCTCGCCCGCGATTTCGTAGTAGATCCGCGCGCCGTTGATCGGGGCGAATCCAGCCTGGGTATCAGGTGCGGCCATGTCTGCCTCCTTGGCTCAACTTCCAGATCATAGCAGGCGGCCTTCAAATGCCCGAAACGGCTCAACTTACCCCGGCGGAGCGGCGGCCTCGCTGGCGAGGTAGATCACCCCGGTGAAGTCGACGGCATCCGGTTGGAGCGACGCCGCTGCGCCAGCGTCACCGTAAAACGTCGCCAGCAGAAAGGCCGTCGCCATGTGGTCGATCAGATCGTGCGCGCGTGCCATGTCCCATACCGGGTCGGAGCAGCGGTCGAAGGCGGCGCGCTCCATCAGCGGCGTGCAGGCATTGGCGAACAGCAGGTGCTCGGCGTTTTCAAACACCACGAGGTGCCTGGTGGCGCTGGAGAGGCCGGTGTAAGCGGTGTAGGCGTCGCGGGGCGGATAAGTCGTGCTGTCCGCCGAGCCTACCATAATCATGGCCGGAATTGTGACATTTGCCAAGCCCGCCGCGCCAAAGATCGGCGCGTTCCACGGCGCGAGCGCGACGATGGCCTGAATGCGCGGATCGGTTGTGGGCGGCCACAGCCCATCCGGCGGCGCGTCGAGGCCACGCAGATCCGCGATCTCACCCGCACGGTTCTGCAGGAAGCACACCATCTCATGCACGGACACGCGCTGGCGGATCGTCAGCGCATCTGGCTCAGGGCTGCTCGGCGCGAGAGTTGTGTAGGTGGGATCGGCGCACCAGTCACTCAGCGCGCCGAAGTCCATCTGGGCGCCGCCCGCCGCCAGCGCGGTGTTCCCGCCAAAGGAGTGGCCCATCACCGCGACGTTCTGCCCATCGACCACGCCCACCAGCGGACTATCTACGCCGGTTATGAAGTCGATCTCGGCCAGCACGTCCAGCGGGCGATAGGCGTAGCTGTCCGTGATATCGTTGACGTCGTTGCCACCCAGCAGCGAATCGGCCAGCGTATTGCCGAGATGATCCGCCGAGATCACTACGAAGCCGTACGAGGCGAGGTGCTCCATCAGGTAGAGGCTTTGCAGGCGGAAGCCGCCGCTGCCGTGCGAAAACACCACCAGCGGGTAGGGGCCGTTGTCCGCGTCCGGGGCGGCGTCGCGCAGGGCGTTACCGTCCAGCGCGAGCACGCCGTAGCGGTATTCGGCCTGTTGATCGGCGTTGTCGGGGTTGAGCGCAGGATACCAGATGGTCGCTTCGAGCGGGCGGTCCGGCTGCGGCACGATGACGTCCTGCGTGCCGACGGCATAGGGGCCACGTTGGGCGTATTGGGGTGCGTCGGGGCGCCGGGCGTCTGCGCCGGGCGCGAACGGGAACAAGCCAAACAGCAGCACAACGATCACGAACACACGACGCAGCAAGTCGCCCTCCTTACATAGGCTAAAGGCGCATCAAAGCTCCTCGCGGCGAAGACGCCGCAAAAACTCCACACTCTGCAAGCGTTGTTCCAGCACGTACGTGATGTAGCCGAGCGAGTGCGTTTCCAGCTCGCGGTGCAGGTCCGGCCCCAGCCGCAGACCCTTGACGGCGTCCCAGGGCTGCTTCTGCATGTAGCGCATCGACTTGAGCGCGTTGAGGCTGATCGGCGCGCCGCGACTGCCGCCGGAGTGATCGGGGCAAATGACCCCGCCATCCGTCACGCTGAAGAACTGATCCTGGGGCGTCAGGCCTTCCTGGCCGACGGCACAGTGGTGCAGCGCAGGTGCGAAGCCCGCCATGCCCAGCAGCGCCAGCTCGTAATAGCGCGCCACGAGACGCGGATCGATGTCGGTGCACAGCCAGCCGAGCGCGTTGTTCAGCAGGTCAAACTCGGCGCGGCTGGCGTCCTGTTCGGCGGTGAAGCGATCGAGCAGCTCGACGAAGTGGCTGGCGTAGGTCGCACGCACGAGGTCCTCGCGCAGGGGCAGAAACGACTCTTTCATCTCCGCCTGCGTCACGATGTGCAGCTCGCGCCCGCGTGAGATAAGCATATCGACCCGCGCGTACAGCTCCACGTGGCCGGTCTTGCGCGCGGCGGTCTTACGCGCACCCTTGGCGATGGCGCGCAGCTTGCCGTGGCCGGGCGTCAGCAGCGTCAGCAGACGGTCGGCCTCACCGAAGTCCTGCCGCCGCAGCACGATCGCCTCCGTGCGAAAGACACGCTCGCGGGTTGCCACGTTCAGTCCGCCGCCTCCCCGTGTTCGACTTCAACCAGATCCGCCGGGCCAAACCCGTAGGGCAGCAAATCCTTGAGCGGCCCCTCAAAGCTGGACCTGCCTTGCGGATCGGCGGTGATGACCCACATCTCCGGGCCAAACTCGTACAGAAACTGGCGGCAGATGCCGCATGGCATGGCCGCGTTGCCGGTCACAATCGCCACCGCGCGGAAGCGACGCTCGCCTTCGCTGATCGCTTTCACGGCGGCGGTGCGCTCGCCGCAAATGGTCGCGCCGTAGGACGCGCTCTCGACATTGCAGCCGCTGTAAACCGTGCCGGAGTCGCCCAGGATCGCCGCGCCCACCGTGAAGTTGGAATAGGGCGCGTAAGCATTTTTACGCGCGCTGGCAGCGGCGTCGATCAGGCTGCGGCGCTGCTCGTCAGTCAGGGGAGAAAGGCTGGAAGTCATCGTGCTTCGCTCTCGTCATAAAACGGTCGTTTGTGCGTTTGAGGAAAGGGTAATTATATCTCAAACGGGTCTCTCGCGCCGTAAAATAAGCGAAGCCGGGCCGGGAATTGGCCTCAGAGACTTTTGAGTTTTTAGGAAACGGGAGCGTAGAAAAAGAAACGTCACCCCCACGCGCTAACGCTCGTTTCCGGCGTCCCCGCGCATCGGATTGGAGAGGGGCCAGGAGGTGCGGTGCTCCTGGCGCAACGACGGTTTAGCCGTTCACGGCGTAAAAGCGCACAACACGCTCTAAAGGAACGTGGCGATCGCGTCCAGGGGCTTGCGCTGAAGGTCGGGCACGGCGGCGTCCTCGGCGGGGTAGCCGGTCACCAGCAGCAGGAACGGACGCTCGTTGTCGGGCCGGTCGAGGATGGTGTTGAGGAATTCCATCGGGCTGGGCGTGTGGGTGAGGGCCGCCAGCCCGGCGTGATGCAGCGCCGCGATCAGCAGGCCGGTCGCAATGCCCACCGATTCGTGCGCATAATAATGCTTGATCTGCCCGCCGTCCGGCGTGACGCCGTAGCGCTGCACGAAGATCGCGATCAGGTACGGCGCGGTTTCGAGGAACGGTTTGTGCTCGTCCGTGCCAAGCGGAGCGAGGGCGTCGAGCCATTCCTGGGTGGCGCGGCGCGTGTAAAACTCGTGCTCCTCGGCTTCCGCCGCCTCGCGGATCTGGCGCTTGATCGCCGCGTCCTGCACGACGACGAACGACCACGGCTGCAGGTGCGCGCCGCTGGGGGCGGTGCCCGCCGTGCGCACGCAGTGCTCGATGATGTCGCGCGGCACGGCCCGGTCGGAGAAGGTGCGCACCGTGCGGCGGCGGTTCATCTCAGCGTAGAAATCCGCCGCGCGCTGCCGCATCTCCTCGACGGGATACTGCGCTGCGGCCAACGGAATCAGGGTCTGCTCGCTCATAACAGCCTCAACAGGTTTTGGCGCCGCAAAGCGCCTGCTCTTCAATCTGGCGACGCCGCCGGTTCCTCGCGCACGTCCTCCAGCGCTTCGGACCTGGGCACGCGCTGCACGCGGATCTTGCGGATACGGCGGTCGTCCACGGTGAGCACCTCCATCTTCAAGTGATCGTCCGTTTCGATCTGCTCACCGATGATCGGCACCTTGCCGAGCGTGCTGAAGATGTAGCCGCCGAGCGTGTCGCTCTCGTCGGTGGGCAGCTCCACGTCCAGCAGGCGGTTGAGGTCGTCCAGGTCGATCCCGGCGTCGAAGATGTACTCGTCGTCGTTAACTTTCTCCCAGACTTCTTCCTCGTTCACGTCGTACTCGTCACGGATCTCGCCCACGATCTCCTCGATCAGGTCTTCGAGCGTGACCAGCCCCGCCGTGCCGCCGTATTCGTCCACCACGATCGCCAGGTGAATCTTGCGCTGCTGAAGCTCGGTCAGCAGGTCGCCCGCCTTTTTCGTTTCAGGCACGAAGTAGGCCGGGCGCAGGATGTCGCGCAGGGAGCGGTCGTAGTCCTGGTTCTGCCACATCAGCAGCAGGTCCTTGGCGTAGAGCAGGCCGCGAAGGTGGTCGATGTTGTCCTCAAAGACGGGGATGCGCGAGTGCCCGGCCTCCACGATGGTCGAGAGTGCCTTGGGCAGCGGCGTGGAGATGTCCAGCGCGACGAGGTCAATGCGCGGCACCATCACTTCACGCACCAGAGTGTCGCCGAACTGGAAGATGGAGTAGATCATCTCCTTCTCGTCGAATTCAATTGCGCCGCCTTCGGACCCGGCATCGACCATCATCTTGATCTCTTCTTCGGTGACCAGTGACGCGGACGCCAGCCCAGTCAGCGGCGCAGCAAGCCGGTTGCTGATCCACTGCGCGGCGCGCGTCAGCGGCGAGAATACCCCAGACAGCCCGCTGATCAGCCCGGCAGCCCAGATCGCCAGATCGTCGGCATGCCCCAGCGCGACGTTGGCCGGGATCATCTCACCAAACACCAGCGTCAGCAGTGCTACCACCAGCAGCACGCCGCCGTAGGCCAGCACGTCCGCCAGGGTCGCGTTCAGATCATCGCGGACCAGCCCGTCACGCAGCGGCGGGATGAGCACCGCCACGGTGATGAGCGCAATCGAGAAGTGAACCAGCAGGGTGATTACCTGCTGCGAGGCCAGGATACGCGTCGCGTCGTTCGCCAGCGTCAGCGCGCGGGAAGCGCGCCGGTCGCCTTCTTCAGCAAGGTCCTTGAGCCGGGCCTTGTGCGCGTTGATCAGGGAGGCGTACGCCATCTTGAAGACGGCGTTCAGCGCAATAAGCCCGACCAGTGCCAGAAGTCCGGTTAAGCTACTGTCCACAGACTATTCCTTTGATATGTGGGGATCGCGCACAGCGCGGGTTGGGAGCAGCAGACACGGCAAAGCAGCCGCGGGTATGCAAACACATACCGCCGCCGGGAAGGGTGGCTACAAAACACCGTATGAATGGGGAACGTTCGGGAGGCTCTTCAGATTGGCTTAGCATCATACACTACATAACCGTGAGTGCGGCCTAGGTGCGCGCCGCTACTTGGAGGCATTGTACCATACTTGCTTGAGGCGTCAAAGACCTGGGGAGTTAGGCAAGGGATTAAACCGGCATGATAAATTGATTTACCGGCAAGCTGCCACCGGGACGCAGATCTCTTAACCGTGCTGAGCTTATTTTGTCTTGAGCTTTCTACCACACTTTCTCACGCGAGTGTAGGGAAATAGCCTGATTTCGTCGCTGTTCAGCCGCCATTCATCGGCTATAATGTGGGATATCAAGGCGGCTTTTTTGGATAATGAGGGATTTTCACTCCTCCCATGCACCGGCAGCGCTGGCGTTTGTTGTGGATCTGGGTGGGGGTGTTGGTAGCAGGTTGTGGTCCGGTCTGGTCGTCAAATAACACTCCGGCCCCAACCCGTAATCCTACGCTCCCGCTATTTGGGTATACCCTGCCTCTGCTCCTGTCGCCTACGCCCTGGTCGATTCACACTGCCACCCCGCTGATCCCGGTGGACGCTGCTACGCCGACCGCCTCGCCCTACGCCTTCTACCTGCGCGCCGGCGCTCCCACCTGTTACGAGACCCCGCTGGGCAGCCTGATCTGCCTGGGGCAGGTCTATAACACGCTTGAAGCCCCGCTGGAAAATGTGATCGTGAACGTGACGCTGATCTCCCGCGAGGGCATCCCGCTGGACGACGCGTCCGCGCTGCTCGCCCGGGCGATCCTGCCCGCCGGCGCGCGCGGCCCCTACCGCGTGATCTTCGACAGCGTGCCCGCCGGATACGAGAGCGCCATCGCCGCGATCGACGCCGCCGAGGTCGCCATCGACGCCGAACATCGCTACGCCGACCTGGAGCTGCGCGAGGTCGCCGTGGTCTTCAACGAGCAGCAGTTCAAGGTGACGGTGTCCGTCGCCAACCGCAGCCGCCAGCCCGCCGACGAGCTGGTGCTGACGGTCACACTGCTGGATCGCAGCGGGCGGGTGACGGGCTTCCGGCAGGTGACGCTGGAGGACAACTACGCGCTGGCGCCCAACCAGCCTATGTCGCTAACCATCGGCGTGATCCCCCAGGGGCCGAACACGGTCTCGTTCGACGCCTTCGCCGAGGGGCTGTTGGTGTCCACGCCAGCGCCGAATTGAGTTAAGGACAGTTTTTAGCGGTCAGTTGGTAGTGGTTGGTTCATGCGGAGGAGCGACGAGGCCGCGTCTTGTCAGGTAATCAGCCTTCATAGTCCGGTGAATCGAGTTCGAGTTCATCCAGCACGAGTATCAAAATTTCTGTAACGCGCTTAAGCCGCATATCGTTCGTTAAAAAGGCATTACAATCCGCGTCAATCGCAGAGGCAATATGAAGCGCATCCGGCGCGCGCAGATTATACCGGGCACAAAGATCGGCTGCGGACTCTGTGACACGAGCCGTAATGGGAAGAAGCTGGAAATCAGCATTTTCCACCAGAATATTGTGATACCGTTGTTTAAGGGGATCATTCCCTTTTCGCAGGGGGTGGATCAGCACTTCTGTCAGCGTCAACACTCAATTGTATACCGCTAGAGATTTGGTTTCTATAGCTGCGATAACAGCATCCATCCGTGCGATATAGTTGGGATTCACTTCGACATAATAAATTAAGCGGCGCAGTTTCGATATACAGCCTCCGCGTCGTGCTCAATACCTCAGTGAGTCTCACGAATGTTCGCCCCACCCGTCACGAAGCTCGTCAATGTAGGTTCCTACATCTACGCCCTGCCAAATATCGGCTCCCAGGCCACGAAGCTCGGATAGACGATGTGACTTTTGAGGTGCTGTTTTCGGCGTCTCAGGCAGAACAAGCGCATCAATCAGGAGTTTTATCAGCTCTTTTTGCTCCTGCCGACTCAGTCCTTTGGCCTGTTCCACGATTTCGGTGAGTGTCATGGTGGTTTACCTCACTACGCAGGATGAGATCTATTGTAACGCAATCCGCAACGAGTAGATCTCACTCCGTATTCACCGCTCGCGTGAGGGCGGCCCATTCCTCCAGCGTCAGCGTCTCGGCGCGGCGGCTCGGATCGACGCCCGCCTGGGATAACAGCTCGTCGGCGCGTGCCTTGTTGAGGCTGAGGCCGCTGCTGAGCGAATTGCGGAGCTGCTTGCGCTTCTGGCTGAACCCCGCCCGCACCACGCGGAAAAACGCCTGTTCGCTGGGCACCTCGACGGGCGGCACAGCATATACGTCGATGCGCACCACTGCCGACTCGACGTCAGGCCGGGGCCAGAACGCCGCCGGGTTGAGCTTCGCCACGATCTCCGGTTGGCCGTAAAATTGCACGCTGACGGCTAACAGACTGAAGTCGCCGGGCGCGGCGGCAAGACGTTCCGCCACCTCGCGCTGTACGGTGAGCACCATCCGCTCCGGGCGCGGTCCCTGTTCGAGCAAACGCCGCAGGATCGCGCTGGTGATGTAGTAGGGCAGGTTCGCCACCACCGTGTACGGCGCGTCGCCGACCAGCGCGCGCAAGTCGATCTCCAAAATGTCGCCGTGCAGCACCTCGACGTGGGGCTGCGCGGCGAACTCCTGCTGGAGCAGCGGCACGAGCCGGTCGTCCAGCTCCACCGCGATGACGCGACCCGCTGCCTGCGCCAGATAGCGCGTCAGGTTGCCGGTGCCGGGGCCGACTTCCAGCACAGTCGAGCCGGGCGTCAACTCCGCCACCGCGACGATCTTTTCCAGCGTGTTCGGATCGTGCAGGAAGTTTTGCCCCAGGCTTTTTTTTGGGTAGATGGCGTGCCGTTCGAGACGTTCTCTATCGTTCATGGTCCATCTTTTAGGTTGTTGGCGACATGATAGGGCGGTGCAGGGCGTGGTTATTGGGCGGGTCTGGTTCCCAGCGCGACGAGGCGCGGCACCGGCATCTGTACAACCTGCCGGTCGCGGACGGTCCGGCTGACCGGCTCGCCGTCTTCGTAGCGCACGTACGCCGTCACCGTCGCGAGGCCGTCGCGGCCCTCCGCCATCACCTGCTGCGTCCCCGCCAGGAGCCACGGCGCGGGCAGATAGAGCGTGGACGCGGGTATGGCTTCGTCCTCAGTGATCAGTGCTGTCGTGACGCGCACCAGCCGGATGGTCATGCCCGGCTCCGGCAGCGTGTCCAGCGGCGGGATGGTGTAGTCGCTTCCACCCGGCGCAACGCCGATCAGGGCCAGCGCGTCGCCGATGGTTGGGCCGAGCACGCGTGTCGCGTACTGCCGCCCATCGGCGGCCAGCGTCACCGGAAACGAGCGCTCGATCTCGATCGCCATGCCGTCATATACGGCGGAATCGGGCGCGGGGCTGATCCGGTCGCCCACGTACAGGCCCAGGTCCAACGGAGCCAACGCATCGGCCACGGTCAGCGCGGTGGTGTGGAGCGTCTGCTCCTGGCCGCCGTCACGCAGAACGATCGCCGCACTGCGTTGCACGGTGAGCGTCTGCGGCGGCGCGTCCCAGGTCTGCGCGGCCAGCGTACTTGCTTCGAGCGGCGTGCCGTCCACCAGGATCACGTCGTACGGGTCCAGCGCGACGCCCTGCTCGGCCAGGATCTCCGCCGGAGTGACCTGCATCGTGCGGATCGTGCGCGTGCTGCCGTCCACATCGACAATGACCGCGTGCGCGCGGCGGACCGTGATGGTCATGCCGTCCTGCGGGCGATCAGGCAGGCCCGGCTCGACCAGATCGCCCGGCTCCACCAGCACGTTTTCCGCGTCGAGCAGCTCCTGCACCGTCGCGGCGCGCGTATAGACCTGCCACGTCCGATCCTCGACGCTGATCGTCACGGCGCGGTGCGTCAGGCGGTAGGCCAGCGCCGCCCCGCCGATCAACAGCACGATCAGCAGCGCCAGCGCCCCGACCCACACACGGCGGTCGC is a window encoding:
- a CDS encoding nitroreductase family protein, with product MSEQTLIPLAAAQYPVEEMRQRAADFYAEMNRRRTVRTFSDRAVPRDIIEHCVRTAGTAPSGAHLQPWSFVVVQDAAIKRQIREAAEAEEHEFYTRRATQEWLDALAPLGTDEHKPFLETAPYLIAIFVQRYGVTPDGGQIKHYYAHESVGIATGLLIAALHHAGLAALTHTPSPMEFLNTILDRPDNERPFLLLVTGYPAEDAAVPDLQRKPLDAIATFL
- a CDS encoding GNAT family N-acetyltransferase, with product MPLAQIDTARLTLRPFVPEDAVPYFHAIFDDADVMRYLPGGAPLPMERVLMLLDRVHTHWGAYGYGLWAVILREEHTLIGHCGIQRLPDVPDIELAYAIARPYWGRGLVTEAARASLRFGFERVGLERIMALAVPENTASRRVMEKIGMTYTGMGTYYGTELACYTLDRKDYQQAAAPYMVTVLPDENKPKAQG
- a CDS encoding cytidine deaminase, translated to MTSSLSPLTDEQRRSLIDAAASARKNAYAPYSNFTVGAAILGDSGTVYSGCNVESASYGATICGERTAAVKAISEGERRFRAVAIVTGNAAMPCGICRQFLYEFGPEMWVITADPQGRSSFEGPLKDLLPYGFGPADLVEVEHGEAAD
- the recO gene encoding DNA repair protein RecO; its protein translation is MATRERVFRTEAIVLRRQDFGEADRLLTLLTPGHGKLRAIAKGARKTAARKTGHVELYARVDMLISRGRELHIVTQAEMKESFLPLREDLVRATYASHFVELLDRFTAEQDASRAEFDLLNNALGWLCTDIDPRLVARYYELALLGMAGFAPALHHCAVGQEGLTPQDQFFSVTDGGVICPDHSGGSRGAPISLNALKSMRYMQKQPWDAVKGLRLGPDLHRELETHSLGYITYVLEQRLQSVEFLRRLRREEL
- a CDS encoding alpha/beta fold hydrolase, encoding MAAPDTQAGFAPINGARIYYEIAGEGQPLVMIHAGVADHRQWNNEFEYFARRCRVVRYDQRGFGQSEPVEGAFSHLADLTALLDTLDVHQPVVLIGCSMGGRLAMDFALTHPTRAKALIMVDSGPGGLKLDVPGSPLFAEVEAAYEAGDLDRTAELEVQIWFDGRGRTPDQVDQAMRQLAYDMNRIALSHEAKELGKQLPNVEMPAAERLDELAVPVLIIVGVHDEPFTLAAADYMVAHIPSARKVLIDDAAHLSNMDHPAEFQQIVSSFLDELG
- a CDS encoding alpha/beta hydrolase family protein; its protein translation is MLRRVFVIVVLLFGLFPFAPGADARRPDAPQYAQRGPYAVGTQDVIVPQPDRPLEATIWYPALNPDNADQQAEYRYGVLALDGNALRDAAPDADNGPYPLVVFSHGSGGFRLQSLYLMEHLASYGFVVISADHLGNTLADSLLGGNDVNDITDSYAYRPLDVLAEIDFITGVDSPLVGVVDGQNVAVMGHSFGGNTALAAGGAQMDFGALSDWCADPTYTTLAPSSPEPDALTIRQRVSVHEMVCFLQNRAGEIADLRGLDAPPDGLWPPTTDPRIQAIVALAPWNAPIFGAAGLANVTIPAMIMVGSADSTTYPPRDAYTAYTGLSSATRHLVVFENAEHLLFANACTPLMERAAFDRCSDPVWDMARAHDLIDHMATAFLLATFYGDAGAAASLQPDAVDFTGVIYLASEAAAPPG
- a CDS encoding pyridoxal-phosphate dependent enzyme, which translates into the protein MITPPLYIRTPMYENPAINARLNRRVFLKMECYQPTGSFKARGIGALCRRAVEAGQTALISSSGGNAGYSAAYAGRVLGVPVTVVVPESTGTTARQRIESEGAEVIVHGAAWDDADALARKLVEERGAAYIHPFDNPAIWDGHATLIDEAAEQCPKPDLVIVAVGGGGLLCGVLEGMHRHAWADVPVIAVETRGAASFAASIASGTLETLPAITSIASTLGAKTVTPKALDWTTKHTIAPVVVGDSSAVSACLQFADDMRVVVEPACGAALSLVYDNAALLRGAKNVLVIVCGGAGVTYEQLKTYEQELSGVRRGRQDGVTDANSATQTVKLPSS
- a CDS encoding peptidase MA family metallohydrolase, coding for MERSRSRFISIWIVITLLMVALLAMALFSFTQTEAADSDADAVEALVEQMQAAVLAGDREAYTALVDWFDPVFALEHTRWIDDWADDHPVDEFALNADRLVVIDDTATAELMMRWSVEGDAQAHQAQFPVTFTRGEDGAWRYAGEQWTVTDGDGFRVLAVPGLEDAAALTADSFPAIWDYATDALDFTPDGTTEIKLYGDGWSLVATVELSLPLIAGWNEPGEALKLVGDTATLTPERIDYVLAHELTHKISFEMAGQAHGAMPWWLEEGLAEHVAAGYAGGTDDGHLEVVSALAAQDALVPWDDIADWETTPVDLWPYVYPQGEAFVDYVTDEFGVDTRNAWVMNMAQGTPLDDATETVLGMPFDQLDGSFTVWVAELASVTPS